In Syntrophorhabdales bacterium, the sequence GAACAAGAACTATGAAGATTGTAACACTATGCAAAGAAGGTTCATGCTGTCCGGTGGTTAAGATAACTGATTCACAGGTGGAGATAGGTGAGAAGGACAACACATGTGTCCTGACAATGAAAGAGTGGGAAATTCTGAAAGAGAAGATACTGAACCAAGAGCTATAACACAGGTAGCCCCACCCGTGTACGATTGAAGTCTACGCTGTCAGAAGAACTGGGTACCAACCTAAGATTCCACTTATCCACACTGTCACCTCAGAGGACAAGCACAAACCCAGGCACAATCCCATTCGGACAACAAGAATACGGTCAGGGGGAAAGCCGGAAGGCCTTGATTATATTCAGATTGCGAGAGAGGGGATTTGAACCCCTATAGGTTTCCCCGCTGGATCCTAAGTCCAGTGCGTCTGCCAATTCCGCCACTCTCGCGTGCCTTATTTTACGAGGGGTTAGGCGCATCTGTCAAACTCCAGAATAGGCGATTGTGGCAAAATTGTGACAAACGTCCAGAACCTCCACGCTCGACCGCAGGCTTTCTGGATAGTGATGAGCATACCGCATGGTCATAGCGATGGTCTTATGCCCGAGGAGTTCCTTCACCTTGTAAAGATCCACCCCGTTCCGCACAAGCCTTGTCGCAAATGTGTGACGATTATGCCGAGCTCGGCATAAACGTCATTATTCCGAGTTCCGGATTATGCCGAGTAACTCGGAACATTGGGCGAATCTCGGGTTTTCACGTTTGTTATACTCGGCATAATCAGAGGTCCTTGAGAAAAGCGAGAAGCTTATCGTCCGGGCGGTATCGGCGTATCTTTATACCTAACGGTGCAGCTTTGGACAGGGCCTTTTCCTTGAGCGCCATATCGGCGTGAAGATAGATCTGGGTAGTCTCCATCGATTCGTGACCAAGCCATAACGCAATCACCGAGCGATCCACGCCATTTTGAAGCAGCTCCATTGCGGCGCTGTGGCGAAGCACATGAGGAGTGACACGCTTCTTCTCCAGCGATGGGCAGTGCCGCTGCGCAGTCACCACGTGTTTGGTCAGGATATACGCGACGCCGTCGGTGGTGAGCGCATGGCCTCGTGCGTTGGGAAAAACATGATCTGCGGGTTGTCCCTTGCGCTCGGCGAGCCAGGCACGCAACGCGGCCGCGGCCTCCTTGCGCAGTGGCGTGCAGCGTTCTTTTCGTCCCTTACCGGTGCACTGAACGTGGGCGCCGGTGCCGAGGGCAACGTGCTCGCAGCGTAGCCCTATCAACTCTGACACCCTCAAGCCCGTCTGCACCGCAACCACAAGGAGCGTTCGGTCCCGCCGACCTGCCCACGTCATTTGATCAGGTGCTGCGATGAGGGCCTCGGTCTCACGCCGGCTCAGGAACTGGACCTGCGTGCGGTGGTAACGCTTCTGGGGTATTGCCAGGACGCGCTGAGCCAGGGCGCTCATGCGGGGCTCATGGAGAGCAACAAAGC encodes:
- a CDS encoding tyrosine-type recombinase/integrase, with the protein product MKTDADFPALLQAFFTDRLMRQRQASPHTIASYRDTFRLLLSFAEQRLKKVPSMLHLEDLDTPFLGAFLDYLEKERGNGARSRNARLAALHSFFRFVALHEPRMSALAQRVLAIPQKRYHRTQVQFLSRRETEALIAAPDQMTWAGRRDRTLLVVAVQTGLRVSELIGLRCEHVALGTGAHVQCTGKGRKERCTPLRKEAAAALRAWLAERKGQPADHVFPNARGHALTTDGVAYILTKHVVTAQRHCPSLEKKRVTPHVLRHSAAMELLQNGVDRSVIALWLGHESMETTQIYLHADMALKEKALSKAAPLGIKIRRYRPDDKLLAFLKDL